One window of Hylemonella gracilis genomic DNA carries:
- a CDS encoding tetratricopeptide repeat protein has product MTAKPSLFTLPVERFDLGLLPHDARNIGSDAFKTAVVTHFAVQYAAKRQQAVVSVNDREILVLVLPDESDPLDFVMTMLQSGRIKEAMPFLEALAKADPDNVQILYNLGIAYSELEHFDEAIIRLKRAVALNPQHAHAWTGIGVAYQRMGKRAQALEPMQKAVEADPSDGYARRNLAAILLGVGRAAEALEHLRAARKALPHDAQTLYGLASALETVGGEYNDDEADELYQVVIQKFPGSQVAELAREARTKRAGKSMREAVGGGLRPDVMMYIAGALDTFSQVGPEKSRQITMEVAMKGQDGLDIHDPEQKYTLTSLPGKFSGMHLVSIMYAGMKTINPNMDVGIDLSAEYEAAKAMRCN; this is encoded by the coding sequence ATGACTGCAAAGCCGTCGCTCTTTACTCTCCCTGTCGAGCGTTTCGACCTGGGCCTGCTTCCTCACGACGCGAGGAATATTGGCTCGGATGCTTTCAAGACTGCGGTCGTAACCCATTTCGCTGTGCAGTACGCAGCTAAGAGGCAACAAGCCGTTGTCTCGGTCAACGACCGCGAGATATTGGTGCTCGTTCTGCCGGATGAATCTGATCCGTTGGACTTCGTAATGACGATGCTCCAGTCTGGACGCATCAAGGAAGCCATGCCATTCCTTGAAGCCTTGGCCAAGGCTGACCCAGACAACGTCCAAATTCTCTACAACCTGGGGATCGCCTACAGCGAACTGGAGCATTTCGACGAAGCCATCATTCGCCTCAAGCGCGCCGTGGCCCTAAACCCGCAGCATGCTCACGCCTGGACTGGCATCGGCGTGGCTTACCAACGAATGGGCAAACGTGCTCAAGCGTTGGAGCCAATGCAGAAAGCCGTTGAGGCAGACCCTTCGGATGGGTACGCACGGCGCAATCTCGCAGCAATCCTATTGGGGGTAGGTCGTGCCGCCGAAGCGCTCGAGCACCTACGAGCAGCCCGAAAGGCGCTTCCTCATGACGCACAGACGCTCTACGGGCTTGCAAGTGCGCTAGAGACTGTTGGTGGTGAATACAACGATGATGAGGCTGACGAGCTTTACCAAGTCGTCATTCAGAAGTTCCCAGGCTCCCAGGTCGCCGAACTTGCCAGAGAGGCTCGTACCAAGAGAGCCGGCAAGAGCATGCGTGAGGCGGTCGGTGGAGGGCTTCGCCCTGACGTGATGATGTACATCGCAGGAGCACTGGATACCTTTTCCCAAGTTGGCCCCGAGAAGAGCCGCCAAATCACGATGGAGGTCGCCATGAAGGGGCAGGACGGCCTTGACATTCACGACCCAGAGCAGAAGTACACCCTGACATCACTGCCAGGAAAGTTCTCGGGTATGCATTTGGTGTCCATCATGTACGCCGGCATGAAGACGATCAACCCCAATATGGATGTTGGCATCGACCTAAGTGCTGAATACGAGGCAGCCAAAGCGATGCGCTGCAACTAG
- a CDS encoding nucleotide pyrophosphohydrolase — MANPSRLIDVTALEAALQKFADERDWNQYHSPKNLAMALTGEVGELVEVFQWLTEEQSKAVAQDPKTARAVRDELADVALYLVRLSSVLGVDLNEAVVTKLKSNAQKYPVGDSTPKRTT, encoded by the coding sequence ATGGCAAATCCATCACGCCTTATCGACGTCACAGCTCTCGAAGCCGCTTTGCAGAAGTTCGCCGACGAGCGAGACTGGAACCAGTACCATTCACCAAAGAACTTGGCCATGGCTCTGACCGGTGAGGTTGGGGAGCTTGTTGAAGTCTTTCAGTGGCTTACCGAGGAACAGTCTAAGGCAGTCGCCCAGGACCCAAAAACAGCGCGCGCCGTCCGTGACGAGTTAGCAGACGTGGCCCTTTACCTGGTTAGGCTTTCATCTGTCCTCGGTGTCGACCTTAACGAGGCGGTAGTGACAAAGCTGAAGTCGAACGCGCAAAAGTATCCCGTTGGAGACTCTACGCCGAAGCGTACGACTTAG
- a CDS encoding polyprenyl synthetase family protein, with the protein MRAVDRVIAERLDSGVPLVGQVAHYIISAGGKRLRPALLLLVSGALGYQGPHRHALAAVVEFIHTATLLHDDVVDDSKLRRGNPTANEAFGNAASVLVGDFLYSRAFQMMVEAQSMRIMEVLAEATNVIAEGEVQQLMNMHNADLDEAGYVQVIRSKTAKLFEASARCGAILAGADAMLEAACADYGQALGTAFQVIDDVLDYAGDATVMGKSLGDDLREGKATLPLIAAMQRGTAQERQLIRGAIESGLGEDEARNAQVLQEVIGIVQRTGALDIARAAASREAERAIAATRGLPANLHSASLVQLATQLLARQS; encoded by the coding sequence ATGCGGGCCGTGGACCGGGTCATCGCTGAACGGCTCGATTCGGGCGTGCCGCTGGTGGGCCAAGTCGCCCACTACATCATCAGCGCGGGCGGCAAGCGCCTGCGTCCAGCCCTGCTTCTGCTGGTGAGCGGCGCGTTGGGCTACCAGGGCCCTCACCGCCATGCGCTGGCCGCCGTGGTGGAATTCATCCACACCGCCACCCTGTTGCACGACGATGTCGTGGACGACTCCAAGCTGCGCCGAGGCAACCCCACAGCCAACGAAGCCTTCGGCAACGCGGCCAGTGTGCTGGTGGGCGATTTTCTGTATTCGCGCGCCTTCCAGATGATGGTGGAAGCGCAAAGCATGCGCATCATGGAAGTGCTGGCCGAGGCCACCAACGTGATCGCCGAGGGTGAGGTGCAGCAGCTGATGAACATGCACAACGCCGACCTGGACGAGGCAGGTTACGTGCAGGTCATCCGCTCCAAGACAGCCAAGCTGTTCGAAGCCAGCGCCCGTTGTGGCGCCATCTTGGCCGGCGCCGACGCGATGCTCGAAGCCGCCTGCGCCGATTACGGCCAGGCCCTGGGCACAGCCTTCCAGGTCATCGACGACGTGCTGGACTACGCGGGCGACGCCACCGTCATGGGCAAGAGCCTGGGCGACGACCTACGCGAGGGCAAAGCCACGCTGCCTCTAATCGCCGCCATGCAACGAGGGACGGCCCAGGAACGGCAACTGATTCGTGGCGCGATCGAAAGCGGCCTGGGTGAGGACGAGGCGCGCAATGCACAGGTGCTGCAGGAAGTCATCGGCATCGTGCAGCGCACCGGCGCGCTGGACATCGCCCGCGCTGCCGCGAGCCGCGAAGCGGAACGTGCTATCGCGGCGACCCGGGGACTGCCAGCAAATTTGCACAGTGCCAGTTTGGTACAATTGGCGACTCAGCTGCTCGCACGTCAATCCTGA
- the rplU gene encoding 50S ribosomal protein L21: MYAVIKTGGKQYRVAAGEKIKVEQIAADVGQEIVIDQVLAVGNGAELKVGTPLLSGATVKATVVAHGKHDKVRIFKLRRRKHYQKHQGHRQQFTELQIGAISA; this comes from the coding sequence ATGTACGCGGTCATAAAAACCGGCGGCAAGCAGTATCGCGTTGCCGCCGGCGAAAAGATCAAAGTAGAACAGATTGCTGCGGACGTGGGCCAGGAGATCGTCATCGACCAGGTGTTGGCCGTCGGAAACGGCGCCGAGCTCAAGGTCGGGACGCCCCTGCTGTCCGGCGCGACTGTCAAGGCCACCGTGGTGGCGCATGGCAAGCACGACAAGGTGCGCATCTTCAAGCTGCGCCGTCGCAAGCACTATCAGAAACACCAGGGGCACCGCCAGCAGTTCACCGAGCTGCAGATCGGCGCCATCTCCGCATAA
- the rpmA gene encoding 50S ribosomal protein L27 has product MAQKKGGGSTRNGRDSKPKMLGVKVFGGQQISAGAIIVRQRGTKFHPGVNVGVGKDHTLFALADGVVSFATKGALSRHTVNVTAA; this is encoded by the coding sequence ATGGCACAGAAAAAAGGCGGCGGCTCGACGCGAAACGGGCGTGATTCCAAGCCCAAGATGCTCGGCGTGAAGGTGTTTGGCGGGCAGCAAATCAGCGCCGGCGCCATCATCGTGCGCCAGCGCGGCACCAAGTTCCACCCCGGCGTGAATGTCGGCGTGGGCAAGGACCACACCCTGTTTGCCCTGGCGGATGGCGTGGTGTCCTTCGCGACCAAGGGTGCGCTGAGCAGGCACACGGTCAACGTGACCGCGGCGTGA
- the cgtA gene encoding Obg family GTPase CgtA: MKFVDEALIDVAAGDGGNGCVSFRHEKYKEFGGPNGGDGGRGGHVYAVADPNLNTLVDFRYTRRFEAQRGEHGMGSDMFGAAGSDITLKMPVGTLICDAETGEVLYELLTPGEVITIAKGGDGGFGNLRFKSAINRAPRQKTPGWPGEKKNLRLELKVLADVGLLGLPNAGKSTLITAISNARPKIADYPFTTLHPNLGVVRVGPEQSFVVADIPGLIEGASEGAGLGHQFLRHLQRTRLLLHVVDLAPFDDSDPVAQAKAIVAELKKYDQSLHDKPRWLVLNKLDMIPVEEREARVKDFVKRYKYKGPVFQISALTHEGCDLLVKSVYEQVRAQQKAEQAPAPEEVDPRFKDWSPEE; encoded by the coding sequence ATGAAGTTTGTAGACGAAGCCTTGATCGACGTCGCCGCGGGCGATGGGGGGAACGGCTGCGTTTCCTTCCGGCACGAGAAATACAAGGAGTTCGGTGGTCCCAACGGGGGGGACGGCGGACGTGGTGGCCATGTCTATGCCGTGGCCGATCCCAACCTCAACACCCTGGTGGACTTCCGCTACACGCGTCGCTTCGAGGCGCAGCGTGGCGAACACGGCATGGGCTCGGACATGTTCGGCGCGGCAGGATCGGACATCACGCTCAAGATGCCCGTGGGCACGCTGATCTGCGACGCCGAGACCGGTGAGGTGCTGTACGAACTGCTGACGCCGGGCGAAGTCATCACTATCGCCAAGGGCGGCGACGGCGGTTTCGGCAACCTGCGCTTCAAGAGCGCGATCAACCGCGCTCCTCGCCAGAAGACGCCGGGTTGGCCCGGTGAAAAAAAGAATCTCAGGCTGGAACTCAAGGTGCTGGCGGACGTTGGCCTGTTGGGCTTGCCCAACGCGGGCAAGTCCACCCTGATCACCGCCATCTCCAACGCGCGGCCCAAGATTGCTGACTACCCTTTCACAACCCTGCACCCCAACCTGGGCGTGGTGCGTGTCGGACCGGAGCAGAGCTTCGTGGTGGCCGACATCCCGGGCCTGATCGAAGGCGCGTCCGAGGGCGCGGGTCTGGGGCACCAATTCCTGCGCCATCTGCAGCGCACGCGCTTGTTGCTGCATGTGGTGGATCTGGCACCCTTCGATGACAGCGATCCGGTGGCCCAGGCCAAGGCCATCGTCGCCGAGCTGAAGAAGTACGACCAGTCTCTGCACGACAAGCCGCGCTGGCTGGTGCTCAACAAGCTGGACATGATTCCGGTCGAGGAGCGCGAGGCCCGCGTCAAGGACTTCGTCAAGCGCTACAAATACAAGGGCCCGGTGTTCCAGATCTCGGCGCTCACGCACGAGGGCTGTGACCTGCTGGTCAAGTCCGTGTACGAGCAGGTGCGGGCGCAGCAGAAGGCCGAGCAGGCGCCTGCGCCGGAGGAGGTCGATCCGCGTTTCAAGGATTGGTCTCCAGAAGAGTGA
- the proB gene encoding glutamate 5-kinase, whose product MSQSPSSVVLLKQATRIVVKVGSSLVTNEGRGLDEAAIEEWSRQLAALVKDGREVIMVSSGAIAEGMKRLGWSRRPKEIHELQAAAAVGQMGLAQMYETRLRAHGLPSAQVLLTHADLADRERYLNARSTLLTLLDLGVVSVINENDTVVTDEIKFGDNDTLGALVANLVEADVLVILTDQKGLYTADPRKDPAAQFVHEARAGDPALEQMAGGAGSSIGKGGMITKILAAKRAAGSGASTVIAWGREPSVLLRLVQGESIGTLLVAQTGKTQARKQWMADHLQLRGAVVVDAGAARKLRQDGKSLLPIGMTAVEGEFSRGEVIAVRDDLGVEIARGLTNYASAEARLLCRKPSTEIESLLGYMGEPEMVHRDNLVLTRLT is encoded by the coding sequence ATGTCGCAATCTCCTTCATCCGTCGTTCTCCTAAAGCAAGCCACCCGCATTGTGGTGAAAGTCGGCTCCAGCCTCGTGACCAATGAGGGCCGGGGGCTGGACGAAGCGGCGATCGAGGAGTGGAGCCGCCAGCTCGCCGCCCTGGTGAAGGATGGGCGCGAAGTCATCATGGTCTCCAGCGGCGCGATCGCCGAGGGCATGAAGCGCCTGGGCTGGAGCCGTCGCCCCAAGGAAATCCATGAGTTGCAGGCCGCCGCCGCCGTCGGTCAGATGGGGCTGGCGCAAATGTACGAAACGCGCCTACGCGCCCATGGCTTGCCCAGCGCCCAGGTGCTGCTGACGCATGCCGACCTGGCCGACCGGGAGCGTTACCTCAACGCGCGCTCGACGCTGCTGACCCTGCTGGACCTGGGCGTGGTCTCCGTCATCAACGAGAACGACACGGTGGTCACGGACGAGATCAAGTTCGGCGACAACGACACGCTGGGCGCCCTGGTGGCCAATCTGGTCGAAGCCGACGTGCTGGTGATCCTGACCGATCAAAAAGGCCTCTACACCGCCGATCCACGCAAGGACCCGGCGGCGCAGTTCGTGCACGAGGCGCGCGCGGGTGATCCGGCGCTGGAACAGATGGCCGGTGGCGCAGGCAGCAGCATCGGCAAGGGCGGCATGATCACCAAGATCCTCGCGGCCAAGCGCGCCGCCGGCAGCGGCGCCAGCACCGTGATCGCCTGGGGCCGTGAACCCAGTGTGTTGCTGCGGCTGGTGCAGGGGGAGTCCATCGGCACGCTGCTGGTGGCGCAGACCGGCAAGACACAGGCGCGCAAGCAGTGGATGGCCGACCATCTGCAGTTGCGCGGTGCGGTGGTGGTCGACGCTGGCGCGGCACGCAAGCTGCGCCAGGACGGTAAAAGCCTGCTGCCCATCGGCATGACGGCGGTCGAAGGCGAGTTCTCGCGAGGCGAGGTCATCGCCGTGCGCGACGACCTGGGCGTCGAGATTGCTCGGGGCCTGACCAACTACGCCAGCGCCGAGGCACGCCTGCTGTGCCGCAAGCCCTCCACTGAGATTGAAAGCCTGCTCGGCTACATGGGCGAGCCGGAGATGGTGCACCGGGACAATCTGGTGCTCACGCGCTTGACCTGA
- a CDS encoding RNA pyrophosphohydrolase, with the protein MLDRDGFRPNVGIILLNQKNQVFWGKRIRTHSWQFPQGGIDRGETPEQAMFRELGEEVGLKPEHVRIVARTRDWLRYEVPDRYIRREARGHYKGQKQIWYLLQLLGQDWDLNLRATDHPEFDAWRWNEYWVPLEAVIEFKRGVYEMALTELARFLPRAEQRNRYLRQGQRPTRELRDGRETGSRGSSLPGLHGQELELPPGASFDPDPQAAYVQPPDTTPGVDEACGERKDA; encoded by the coding sequence ATGCTTGACCGGGACGGCTTTCGGCCCAACGTCGGCATCATCCTGCTCAACCAGAAGAACCAGGTTTTCTGGGGCAAGCGCATCCGCACCCATTCCTGGCAGTTCCCGCAAGGCGGCATCGACCGGGGCGAAACCCCGGAACAGGCCATGTTCCGGGAACTGGGCGAGGAAGTCGGGCTCAAGCCGGAACACGTGCGCATCGTGGCCCGTACCCGCGACTGGTTGCGCTACGAGGTGCCGGACCGCTACATCCGACGCGAAGCGCGGGGCCACTACAAAGGGCAGAAGCAGATTTGGTATCTGCTGCAGTTGCTGGGGCAGGACTGGGACCTGAACTTGCGCGCCACCGACCATCCGGAATTCGACGCCTGGCGCTGGAACGAGTATTGGGTGCCGTTGGAAGCCGTGATCGAATTCAAGCGCGGTGTCTACGAAATGGCGCTGACCGAACTCGCCCGCTTCCTGCCGCGCGCCGAACAACGCAACCGCTACCTGCGCCAGGGACAACGTCCGACCCGTGAGTTGCGCGACGGGCGTGAAACCGGCTCGCGCGGCAGCAGCCTGCCGGGCTTGCATGGCCAGGAACTGGAATTGCCCCCGGGCGCCAGCTTCGACCCGGACCCTCAAGCCGCGTATGTGCAGCCCCCGGACACGACACCGGGCGTGGACGAAGCCTGCGGCGAGCGCAAGGACGCATGA
- a CDS encoding proline--tRNA ligase, whose product MKATQFLISTLKEAPADAEVVSHQLMTRAGMVKKLGAGIYTYMPMGLRVINKVAAIVREEMNRAGAIELTMPVIQPAELWQETRRFETMGPELLRIRDRHERDFVVQPTSEEVVTDIARQEFKSYKQLPRNLYQIQTKFRDERRPRFGLMRGREFIMKDAYSFDRDPASAQISYQAMAQAYRAAFDRFGLRYRAVAADSGAIGGDLSEEFQVIAATGEDAIIYCPTSDYAANIEKAEALAPKGPRPAPSKPLTKTPTPGKSTCADVAALLNVPLQTTVKSLVLATDELNDKGEVAKSQVWLLLLRGDHDMNEVKVGKLPGFEQGFRFATEAEIVSHFGCKPGYLGPLNLKLPVHVVADREVAVLADWICGANEVDFHLTGVNWGRDLPEPELVADIRNVLEGDPSPDGQGVLAIERGIEIGHIFYLGTKYSKAMNATFLGENGKPQFFEMGCYGIGITRLPAAAIEQNHDAKGIIWPDAIAPFTVVICPINPDRSPEVKAAADKLYAELLAAGADVILDDRGERPGAMFADWELIGVPHRVTIGDRTLKEGKVEYQHRRDAEAAPLAVGEVAAFVLGKLKR is encoded by the coding sequence ATGAAAGCCACCCAATTCCTGATTTCCACGCTCAAGGAAGCCCCCGCCGACGCCGAAGTCGTGAGTCACCAACTCATGACGCGCGCCGGCATGGTCAAGAAGCTCGGCGCCGGCATCTATACCTACATGCCCATGGGGCTGCGGGTGATCAACAAGGTGGCGGCCATCGTGCGCGAGGAGATGAACCGCGCGGGCGCGATCGAGCTGACCATGCCCGTCATCCAGCCGGCCGAGTTGTGGCAGGAAACGAGGCGCTTCGAAACGATGGGTCCTGAGCTGCTGCGCATTCGGGACCGGCACGAGCGCGACTTCGTCGTCCAGCCCACCAGCGAAGAGGTGGTGACGGACATCGCCCGTCAGGAGTTCAAGAGCTACAAGCAGTTGCCCAGGAACCTGTACCAGATCCAGACCAAGTTCCGCGACGAGCGCCGTCCGCGCTTCGGCCTGATGCGCGGGCGCGAATTCATCATGAAGGACGCCTACAGCTTCGACCGTGACCCTGCGAGCGCACAGATCAGCTACCAGGCCATGGCCCAGGCCTACCGCGCTGCCTTTGACCGCTTCGGCCTGCGTTACCGTGCCGTGGCGGCCGACAGCGGCGCCATCGGCGGCGATTTGTCCGAGGAGTTCCAGGTCATTGCCGCCACGGGCGAAGACGCCATCATCTACTGCCCGACGAGCGACTACGCGGCCAACATCGAAAAGGCCGAAGCGCTCGCTCCCAAGGGGCCACGTCCCGCCCCGAGCAAGCCGCTGACCAAGACGCCGACCCCGGGCAAGAGCACTTGCGCGGACGTGGCCGCACTGCTGAACGTGCCGCTGCAGACCACGGTCAAGTCCCTGGTGCTGGCGACGGACGAACTGAACGACAAGGGCGAAGTTGCCAAGAGCCAGGTCTGGCTGCTGCTGCTGCGCGGCGACCACGACATGAACGAGGTCAAGGTTGGCAAACTGCCGGGCTTTGAGCAGGGCTTCCGCTTCGCGACCGAGGCCGAAATCGTCTCGCACTTCGGCTGCAAGCCGGGCTACCTAGGGCCGTTGAACCTCAAGCTGCCGGTGCACGTCGTCGCTGACCGCGAAGTGGCCGTGCTCGCCGACTGGATCTGCGGCGCCAACGAGGTGGACTTCCACCTGACCGGCGTGAACTGGGGCCGTGACCTGCCCGAGCCGGAATTGGTGGCCGACATCCGCAATGTGCTGGAAGGTGACCCCTCGCCCGACGGCCAGGGCGTGCTCGCCATCGAGCGCGGCATCGAGATCGGCCACATCTTCTACCTGGGCACCAAGTACAGCAAGGCCATGAACGCGACCTTCCTGGGCGAGAACGGCAAACCCCAGTTCTTCGAGATGGGCTGCTACGGCATCGGCATCACGCGTCTGCCGGCCGCGGCCATCGAGCAGAACCACGACGCCAAGGGCATCATCTGGCCGGACGCCATCGCCCCCTTCACGGTGGTGATCTGCCCCATCAACCCGGACCGCAGCCCCGAGGTCAAGGCCGCTGCCGACAAGCTCTACGCCGAGTTGCTGGCGGCTGGTGCGGATGTGATTCTGGATGACCGTGGCGAGCGCCCCGGCGCCATGTTCGCCGACTGGGAATTGATCGGCGTGCCGCACCGCGTCACCATCGGTGACCGCACGCTCAAGGAAGGCAAGGTCGAGTACCAGCACCGCCGCGATGCCGAGGCCGCGCCGCTGGCCGTTGGCGAGGTAGCGGCCTTCGTGTTGGGCAAGCTCAAACGCTGA
- a CDS encoding AAA family ATPase, whose translation MASPHSLVPQGSALRLPIARMRSVFQPGEVERKLAKLPEREHDSLRSTYARMLERGPERFQVKPAGVPDMSALYDDLPNFTEVLDDVKRHVALSQDSGDGLEITPMLLLGPPGVGKTHFARQLAALLGTGMSLVPMSAMTAGWLLSGASSQWKGSRPGKVFEALVDGQYANPVIVVDEIDKAAGEAQYDPLGALYGLLEHDTAHAFVDEFAEVAIDASQVIWISTANDERAIPDPILNRMNVFEVPAPTREQARAIAQRLYRAIRQEHGWGRRFSPEATDEVLDALAELAPREMRRALMTAFGNARLAERDTLTADDLPRACSGKSRAGFLQ comes from the coding sequence ATGGCGTCACCGCATTCCCTGGTTCCGCAAGGTTCCGCCCTGCGTCTGCCGATCGCACGCATGCGCAGCGTGTTCCAGCCCGGCGAGGTCGAGCGCAAGTTGGCCAAGCTGCCCGAACGCGAGCACGACAGCCTGCGCAGCACCTATGCCCGCATGCTGGAGCGAGGGCCGGAGCGCTTCCAGGTCAAGCCCGCGGGCGTGCCCGACATGAGTGCGCTCTACGACGACCTGCCCAATTTCACCGAGGTGCTGGACGACGTGAAGCGCCATGTGGCGCTGAGCCAGGACAGCGGCGACGGGCTGGAAATCACCCCCATGCTGCTGCTCGGCCCGCCGGGCGTGGGCAAGACCCATTTCGCACGCCAGCTCGCCGCCCTGTTGGGCACCGGCATGAGCCTGGTGCCCATGAGCGCGATGACGGCGGGCTGGCTGCTCTCGGGCGCCTCCTCGCAGTGGAAGGGTTCGCGCCCGGGCAAGGTGTTCGAAGCCCTGGTGGACGGCCAGTACGCCAACCCGGTCATCGTAGTCGACGAGATCGACAAGGCGGCGGGTGAGGCGCAGTACGACCCGCTGGGCGCGCTCTACGGCCTGCTGGAGCACGACACGGCGCATGCTTTCGTGGACGAATTCGCCGAGGTGGCCATCGACGCGAGCCAGGTGATCTGGATCAGCACGGCCAACGACGAGCGCGCCATTCCCGACCCCATCCTCAACCGCATGAACGTGTTCGAGGTGCCCGCACCCACGCGGGAGCAGGCACGCGCCATCGCGCAGCGGTTGTACCGTGCGATTCGCCAGGAGCATGGCTGGGGCCGGCGCTTCTCGCCCGAGGCCACGGACGAGGTGCTGGACGCACTGGCCGAACTCGCGCCGCGCGAGATGCGGCGCGCGCTGATGACAGCATTCGGCAATGCGCGCCTCGCCGAACGCGACACGCTGACGGCGGACGACCTGCCCCGCGCCTGCAGTGGCAAGTCGCGCGCGGGTTTTCTGCAGTAG
- the grxD gene encoding Grx4 family monothiol glutaredoxin: protein MSDTQQRIDQLVKGNDVLLFMKGSASFPMCGFSGRAIQLLKASGVDPKTVKTVNVLEDDEIRQGIKEYSNWPTIPQLYVKGEFIGGSDIMMEMYESGELQKVLATTV, encoded by the coding sequence ATGAGCGACACCCAGCAACGCATCGACCAACTCGTCAAGGGCAACGACGTCCTGCTGTTCATGAAGGGCAGCGCCAGCTTCCCGATGTGCGGCTTTTCGGGCCGCGCGATCCAGCTTCTCAAGGCCAGTGGCGTGGACCCCAAGACCGTGAAGACGGTCAATGTGCTGGAGGACGATGAGATCCGCCAGGGCATCAAGGAGTACAGCAACTGGCCCACCATCCCGCAGCTCTACGTCAAGGGCGAGTTCATTGGCGGCTCGGACATCATGATGGAGATGTACGAAAGCGGTGAGCTGCAAAAGGTGCTGGCCACCACGGTCTGA
- a CDS encoding FKBP-type peptidyl-prolyl cis-trans isomerase: MKITKDTAVTLRYRLTEASGGQLLEDGREPSAYLHGGYGNIFPKVEEALEGQEKGFQLKITLPVEDAFGERDESLVRVIPKSEFPPGVKVGGHLEGRSDEGQSVHFRVVKIKGPEVHLDGNHLLAGLALKLECTVLDVRAATAEEIAHGHVHGDGGHHH; the protein is encoded by the coding sequence ATGAAAATCACCAAGGACACTGCGGTTACCCTGCGTTATCGCCTCACCGAAGCGAGCGGCGGCCAGTTGCTCGAGGACGGCCGCGAACCCAGCGCCTACCTGCACGGCGGGTACGGCAACATCTTTCCCAAGGTCGAAGAGGCGCTGGAGGGCCAGGAAAAGGGCTTCCAGCTCAAGATCACGCTGCCGGTGGAAGATGCCTTTGGCGAGCGTGACGAAAGCCTGGTCCGTGTGATTCCCAAGAGCGAATTCCCGCCCGGGGTCAAGGTCGGCGGCCACTTGGAGGGCCGCAGCGACGAAGGCCAGTCCGTGCATTTCCGTGTCGTCAAGATCAAAGGACCCGAGGTCCACTTGGACGGCAACCACCTGCTGGCGGGCCTGGCGCTGAAGCTGGAATGCACCGTGCTCGACGTGCGCGCTGCCACAGCCGAGGAAATCGCCCATGGGCACGTGCATGGCGATGGTGGACACCACCATTGA
- a CDS encoding VOC family protein: MKPRITVITLGVDDLEASLRFYRDGLGFATDGMVGQEFEFGAVVFVQLQPGLRLALWPRKSIAHDTGQPLGSRSATELTLGHNVGSKAEVDAVMVQARMAGAAITKPAHDTFWGGYSGYFQDPDGHLWEVVWNPQWTDLD, encoded by the coding sequence GTGAAACCCCGCATCACCGTCATCACCCTGGGCGTGGACGACCTGGAAGCGTCCCTGCGCTTCTACCGTGATGGCCTGGGCTTTGCCACCGACGGCATGGTCGGTCAGGAGTTCGAATTCGGGGCCGTGGTCTTCGTGCAGCTCCAGCCCGGTCTGCGCCTGGCTTTGTGGCCGCGCAAGAGCATCGCCCATGACACCGGCCAGCCCCTGGGTTCCCGCAGCGCCACCGAACTGACATTGGGCCACAACGTGGGTTCGAAGGCGGAGGTGGACGCCGTGATGGTCCAGGCCCGCATGGCTGGCGCCGCCATCACCAAGCCCGCGCACGACACCTTCTGGGGCGGTTACTCAGGCTACTTCCAGGACCCGGACGGCCACCTGTGGGAGGTGGTCTGGAACCCGCAGTGGACAGACCTGGATTGA
- a CDS encoding GNAT family N-acetyltransferase, translating into MQLIACTLEAHGEAILAILNDAIVRTTALYDYKPRSMDSMSTWFQAKRAGGFPVIGFVDGDDGQGELLGFASYGTFRNFPAFKYTVEHSVYVHHAHRGKGLGRKLLQALIERARAQQVHVMVGAIDATNSGSIALHEQLGFKPCGVVQQAGFKFGRWLDLALYQLILETPERPVDG; encoded by the coding sequence ATGCAACTGATAGCTTGCACCCTCGAAGCCCATGGCGAAGCCATTCTCGCCATCCTCAACGACGCCATCGTGCGCACCACGGCGCTGTACGACTACAAGCCGCGCAGCATGGACAGCATGAGCACCTGGTTCCAGGCCAAGCGCGCGGGCGGTTTTCCGGTCATTGGCTTCGTCGACGGTGACGATGGGCAGGGCGAGTTGCTGGGCTTCGCCAGCTACGGCACCTTCCGCAACTTCCCGGCCTTCAAGTACACGGTGGAGCATTCCGTCTACGTGCACCACGCCCACCGTGGCAAGGGACTGGGGCGCAAGCTGCTGCAAGCCCTCATCGAACGCGCCCGTGCGCAGCAGGTGCATGTGATGGTCGGCGCCATCGACGCCACCAACAGCGGCAGCATCGCCTTGCACGAGCAACTGGGTTTCAAGCCCTGCGGTGTCGTGCAGCAGGCTGGCTTCAAGTTCGGGCGCTGGCTGGACCTCGCGCTCTATCAGCTCATTTTGGAGACGCCGGAGCGGCCGGTGGATGGGTAA